The region atttttaaatttttaaatttttaaatttttaaattttttaaagatttttttatttttagaattttaaagattttttatttttctatttttaaaactataattttaaaacttttactttttttaatatgatttttcttttatttcctaacGCCGAAGTCGGCACCAATTTTGCTGATTTGGACATTTggaatctcaatttttttttactattcaaAATATATCATTCGGGTAAATAAAAGTAGATTTGggtaatgaattattattttaatattatttatgtaaatttcCCCCTTAGAATagcataaataaatattattgtatTGTACTAACATAATTAGAATTGTGAGCATTCATACTTCGTATAGTATATGGAAGAGATGTTGATAATCTTAATAATGCATATTCAAATTCAAATGACGATGACAATAAACTCGATCAATGGTTAACAAAAGATGATAACGACTATATGTTAGATATTTAAGAAGAAATAACTCAACAAATGTGcactagaacaattagataaaattgcatataatGTTTAATCGTATTATCAATTACGtttttagactaacataatacatataatgattttattttattttttgttactcgtttagaaattatttttatcatactaataatttttatagtaattaatattttttttaaatatataatatgtaaCTGTGTAATTACAGTTTGTACTACCAAACATAGCATAGAGAATTACGATGCAATTACGTTTTGTCAACCAAACACATCTAGAGAATTACAATTCTTTGTAATTACAAGACCAATTACACTTTCATTCAATTACTTTATGGTGTCCAAACGCACCTTTAATATATTCtaatgtatatattaaaattattatcaaatacaatttatcaaatttcatttatgaatattatatacttttaaaataaattttaggcataatgtcaaatttagccctcaatatttacatattcttttaatttgaatcttatttttttaagctaaatttggTCTTTAACATTTCAAAAGGAGTCAAAAcgttttttttaacataaatattgactaaaacattGATGTTTTAACAATGTTGGCATGACAGTCCACATGTATTTAACGTTGACATGAtactatttgttttaaatatcATGTTAACAAAAacattagaaattaaaaaatataaaaatatataaaaattttataaaaaaatcaaataaattaggaaCATGTGGATTGTCATAAGGGTTGCCATGTTTGAAAATTCaatgttttagtcaatatttttgttaaaaaaataaaatctcgaTTCTTTTTTAAAGCTTAATGGTCAAACTCgactctttttaaaatatttagggccatatttagttaaaaaaatagaaatggccaaattgacaaaagatgcaaacattgaaggttaaatttaatattatacctaaattttagggtaaactataaaaatagttagTCAACTATTAACATGTTTCTATTTTGTccactttataaaaaaatcatttaaaaaatcatttatgataaaatacataagattttataaaaatacatacaatattataataaatgaatacccatttttctctatttttgacatgaaatttatttattaaaataatattttcataaataaaatattttaaaaaaacctaCAAATAATACTTAAATCAGATTCAAggttttcctctctttttttcaagtttattttataaatagtaattttttattatatgacTGACATTACTCCTTAGTCTTTCTCAAATTTGTCGAGTGCTGGGCACCGCCTTCACCCACAATCACCGGCACTAATAATATTTACTTTGAACTCCTTGATTTCTACATCTTCCATCATCATACCATCGAATTAGGAGTTGGTTATGGAGATATTGACATGGCCTTCCAAATTTCACCTACTAGGTCTCCAAGACCTCATCTTCACTATACATCCCCAGTCATGCTTGCCTCAAATAGAGCCTCAAATGCAACAAATCCATTTTAGGCAACAACCTAAAGAAATCGGTTCTCACCATTTTTTATCTCAAGCTGTAGTTTTTAACTCAACTAAGATtgttaatattgaaaaaaaagggaaaaattgaatttgcataattctttttttatgggttttccttttttttataagattattattttatttataaaattatcattataataaataaaattcatgttaagaaattgaaaaagaaagatatccatttatttataaatatttataataattttttatatatttttataaaaatattatgtatttttattgaaaaatgaaattttaaattttttatttctttaaagttttttaaatttatatttttttaagaattaagactaaattgacaaaatgtaTAAAGTTGAGCGCTAAACTTATTGTatcttttattgtatttttttgtttttaattgttaTGCCAATAAAAAAGAtcatcattaataatttaatgtaggagtgatcaaaatattaaaatttgataatattaagactaaaatagaaaattttaaactttgatgaccaaaacagaaacatgataatagttgggtgactatttttagagtttatcccgaaattttattataaattgagAATTATTAAAAGAGGGGGAAACATTGTGTTGTGGTGGGCTGGGTTGGATGGGTTGCTAGGTACAGTATTAGTGATGGCCCGTTAGCCCATCGCGAAGAGAACCAAATTTGGCGAATGCCACAAAGATATATAGGTCTTAAATCTCACAAGCCTAGCATTGGGTAAGGTCGGGGCGTCATAATATCCTCTTTGTGGTAGCTCTCTCCTTTCCTCTTATTTCTCTTCATGTTTTCCTCTTTATTTAGGGTTTTCTTTTGATTACTCCTCTTCCcgatttcataaaattttattattctcCCACTCCGAATCGATCTATGATTTGGGCAATTCCTCTGTTTTCGCTGtaaatattattcaaaatcaaTTTCATCAATTATGTTTTTATTGTCTTTTTCGTTGATGACTTGCAACGTGATATTCCAAAACCTGCGTGTGTTCGGTCCTGGCTTGAATCCTTTTTCCCCTTTCTGCGTCGCTCATCATTCCTCTGCTTCTCGCTAATCTGTTTCCCTCTTCTCCTTGTTTTCATCTCTATCATGTAATCATTTTTCTCTTCATCTTAAGCTTTCGAGGGGATTGTTTGTTttccaagaaaaaaaaatgaaagggatCTAACTCTTTGTGAAAATTTCACGTTTTTACAAAAATATCATGCGTTTCTTTGCCTAATCAATCAAATCTTGGTCTGGTGTTCTCTTTACTTCTTCCGAGTTAAAGGAAAAAGTCTATATATCTGCAACGGTATTGCTTGGTTTTTGTTATTGCTTCGAAGAATATGACCCAAGGACAGTCTTTGCGGAGAAATCTGTCAAGAAGGCGCTCGTTTAGGTGGGGGATTGATAGGGATGATAGAGGTTGGACAATGCTCCACATCGGAGCCCGTAAAGGTGACCTCATTCAGGTATCTTTCTTTCTTATTTACCGTTTTTACTGCTCTTTCTTTTATTGGTAGTACCCTTGAATTTTATGAATTCATGATAATTCCTATTGATGATGGATCCTTAAGTTACTCAATAGTTCTAATACTTTAAACCAATATAAGAAACCAACGCTAATGTtagattattaaatttattggaaAATGTTCTTTTAACTGGATTTATATACAGGGAGGAATAGATTCCAATTGCTTTTCCgtgattatttttcctttttggatTCCCCAAATTCCCTTGGGCAATCTCTTAACAAGTTTTACTTGCTGATTTTTTTTAGAAGCATTCCAGCCCCAGGAGGAGCCGAAcatgatttttttctttatcttgttcaaataaaaataagttgAACCAAATGATTATAGagatacatataaaataaatccGTATGTTTATTAGTACATGTATGAATGGTTCCATATGTAAGACCCAAATCCTTTTGAGCTTGTTGTGACTGGTACTTTTTGGtatattatttgtgtttattgtCAAACGATTCACTGCTATAACTTCTCTTGGCCATGGACTGCTGAGCTAAAATTCCTTGAAACAGGTCAAGCAACTGCTCAACGAAGGTGTGGATGTAAATGTGGCTGCATGGGGCCCCAAATCCCAAGGTGTCACCCCACTCCATCTTGCTGCTGAGGGTGGCCACCTTGAAGTTATGGATGAACTGCTTGAACGTGGTGCTAATATTGATGCAAGAACTAAAGGTGCTTGTGGGTGTAAGTATCTTATCTCACATTTTTCTGTTCCAACTTTTGTGGATTATATACTAGAAGCAAAAATTTGTGTTTGTTGGCAACTCCATGACCTGGTAATTACATTAATTCAAAAACTACAAGTTAATCTGGGCCATGCCAACCATCATTTGTTTTCCACCTTTGAACTTTgttaatttgatatatatattgttcGACTTTATTTTAGCTTTGATCAACTGCTTTTCTTATTCAAAGATTCCTCAGTTTAAGCTTCCACGCTCATCAAACATTGTAAAGCAATCAACTTTATATTGTAGTAACTAGCAACTACccaaaaagaaagaacaagatgGCATCATCACTGGTTTCGGCGTATGCCCAACATTGCGGTTCTATTGTTTTTCTGTCACGAGTTTGTACTTGTGTGCTGTTGTTCCTGCTATTTACTTTCTTCCTTTCAAGTAAACTGTGATCTATTTTCTACTAGATGTAAGAAAGGCTACTGACTTCATTGCCTCTTGTTTAATGTGTGATTTCACTCAGGGACGCCACTTCACACAGCAGCTAAAGAACGAAAGAGGGAAGCAGTGAAGTTCCTGATAGAGAATGGGGCATTTTTGCCAGATGACATCAATGATTGTAGATTTAATCCACCGCTCCATTACTGCCCTGGCCTTGAATGGGCATATGAGGAGATGAAGCGTCTTCAAAGAGATGGCTCTTCTTCAGCAGGGGAGACATCTTATAGCTCTGAAAATTGATATTCAATCATATCAAACCGCTCTTGTTTGTTCCTCCTCCCGTGTTTGGTGcttcaatttaatctctttaatAAACACTAGTGGGCTTGTGACGTGTGTtgctatatattttattttgaagaatGTTGTTTGCATATGAATATGATGGCCCGACGCCTAGGAATAAATTAGTactctcatctcatcacatcacaTCACATCACATGCATGTGATATGATAGGATTGATGATGTgcaataatttaaatattgtgTTTTTCTTTCTCATCTCTCTCTGCTCTATTATACCTTCGGTTCCCCTTATTAggcaaaaattttaaattagagaaaCTACAAACAAACACGCACACACACACAAACGCACAAAAAGGACGTGGTGTATGGATTGAAAACAGCCCAAAATCCAACTCGATTAATCGAAAAAATGAAAATGGTTGAAGTGGGTATGGTTGGATCAATTGGTTTCtaacaatttaaaatattcataacattgTATTGAAGTTATCATATGCTATGTGATAATAATGCACAAAATTTCATTTACTAAATTTTAGGAAACAAAAATGAAATCTAATCTCCATGATAAGAGCATTGAGTCTCCATAACAATAATCTACAAGAGGCCCAACTCAAGTCTGACTCAGGCCAAGTTCAAAAGAAAATTAGCCTAAAGTGGGTCCTGATTTCGGCCACTGATTGGGATACCTCCATCCAATcactataataatattatttttatgtcagAAGGAGGAACGAGGTATTGGATGCGATAAAGCCGAAGGAGGGAGCGAGGGAAGAGATGACGCGAGGAAAACAAAAGATCGAAGCGCAGAGGCGAAACGCTGAGAAGAATCAAAAGGCAAAGGGTTCTCAGCTGGAGGCCAGAGCTGTAGCCCTCAAAGTCAGCTGCCCTATCTGCAaggttctttcttttttctttttaattataaaatcattttgttatttcTGACTTCGCAGATCGCCTTTGATCttgatgatgatttaattttgttttcgaagattgatacCTGTTCTAGTAGTAGTAAAACTAGATTTGAAGTGATAGTCTCCGTCTGAAtctcatgaatttttttaaaaaatatgtagctCATTAATTAATTCAAGTATATAGGGTAACAATGTAACCCACTTCCTTTCTTCACTTTGTATTGTGGAAACTAATGGATCATTGATGGGTGTCAATGGCTtgcattaaaattaaaaaaaaaatatttgctcaaaataaaaataaaaataaaaataaaaattttatctttatttttattttttaatttcatgatttatcTCGCATTCAACTTATCATAATAACAAGTGTTATTATTAGTAATAAGATCAAGCCTTTTACTAGTATTTCTACTGCTATCAGCTTGTCTTGCTACACTACCAGTGTTGCAGTGTGAGCGGAAACAATAGCTAACATACTTGCCTTACACCCCCAAAATCGGATTTTATGCAGCAGGTTTAGAAGATTGTGAGAGATCTAGGATAGTGATTTGATAACTGTTGAGCCTCATGCTAATTACTCAAAAGTATTGTCCCCTCTGAATGCTACAAAAGAGCAATTCATCCTCAAGATTTGTCGCCTGCTTTGAAGAGAGCTAAGGGGCGCTTCTCTCCGGTTTCGAACCCTCAACCTCTATGAATATAGAGGGCTTTTGGGATACTCTTGTACTAGAGTGGGTTTGAGACCTGGGGGAGGCGTCCCTTAGATCTCTTTAGAGCGGGAGACAAAACTTTGAGGATGCATTGATCTTCAGCAGCACCTGAAGAAGACAACACCCTTGCGCAACCAGCACAATGCTCTTAGAATATTGATATATCATAAA is a window of Gossypium hirsutum isolate 1008001.06 chromosome D08, Gossypium_hirsutum_v2.1, whole genome shotgun sequence DNA encoding:
- the LOC107900717 gene encoding phytochrome-interacting ankyrin-repeat protein 2 isoform X1, translating into MTQGQSLRRNLSRRRSFRWGIDRDDRGWTMLHIGARKGDLIQVKQLLNEGVDVNVAAWGPKSQGVTPLHLAAEGGHLEVMDELLERGANIDARTKGACGLTSNYPKRKNKMASSLVSAYAQHCGSIVFLSRVCTWTPLHTAAKERKREAVKFLIENGAFLPDDINDCRFNPPLHYCPGLEWAYEEMKRLQRDGSSSAGETSYSSEN
- the LOC107900717 gene encoding phytochrome-interacting ankyrin-repeat protein 1 isoform X3, producing the protein MTQGQSLRRNLSRRRSFRWGIDRDDRGWTMLHIGARKGDLIQVKQLLNEGVDVNVAAWGPKSQGVTPLHLAAEGGHLEVMDELLERGANIDARTKGACGWTPLHTAAKERKREAVKFLIENGAFLPDDINDCRFNPPLHYCPGLEWAYEEMKRLQRDGSSSAGETSYSSEN
- the LOC107900717 gene encoding phytochrome-interacting ankyrin-repeat protein 2 isoform X4; translated protein: MTQGQSLRRNLSRRRSFRWGIDRDDRGWTMLHIGARKGDLIQVKQLLNEGVDVNVAAWGPKSQGVTPLHLAAEGGHLEVMDELLERGANIDARTKGTPLHTAAKERKREAVKFLIENGAFLPDDINDCRFNPPLHYCPGLEWAYEEMKRLQRDGSSSAGETSYSSEN
- the LOC107900717 gene encoding phytochrome-interacting ankyrin-repeat protein 2 isoform X5 gives rise to the protein MIEVGQCSTSEPVKVKQLLNEGVDVNVAAWGPKSQGVTPLHLAAEGGHLEVMDELLERGANIDARTKGACGWTPLHTAAKERKREAVKFLIENGAFLPDDINDCRFNPPLHYCPGLEWAYEEMKRLQRDGSSSAGETSYSSEN
- the LOC107900717 gene encoding phytochrome-interacting ankyrin-repeat protein 2 isoform X2; protein product: MIEVGQCSTSEPVKVKQLLNEGVDVNVAAWGPKSQGVTPLHLAAEGGHLEVMDELLERGANIDARTKGACGLTSNYPKRKNKMASSLVSAYAQHCGSIVFLSRVCTWTPLHTAAKERKREAVKFLIENGAFLPDDINDCRFNPPLHYCPGLEWAYEEMKRLQRDGSSSAGETSYSSEN